In the genome of Rutidosis leptorrhynchoides isolate AG116_Rl617_1_P2 unplaced genomic scaffold, CSIRO_AGI_Rlap_v1 contig85, whole genome shotgun sequence, one region contains:
- the LOC139885175 gene encoding ubiquitin receptor RAD23b-like gives MKLTVKTLKGSHFDIKVQPNDTVMAVKKNIEDVQGKDNYPCGQQLLIHNGKVLKDETTLVENKVSEDGFLVVMLSKTKASGSSGSSSAQTASATQAVSPAPTTPTAAPSTATPPAIIGPVPAPANTDTYGQAASNLVADSSLELTIQQLLDMGGGNWDRDTVTRALRAAYNNPERAVDYLYSGIPETAEVAVPVAQLPSQATGTVAPPPGSTGPNSSPLNMFPQGGLPGAAVDNEALGDLEFLRNNPQFQALRSMVQANPQILQPMLQELGKQNPTLLRTIQEHQEEFLQLINEPLDASEGEDFDQPDQEMPHAVNVTPAEQEAIHRMEAMGFDRALVIEAFLACDRNEELLAVNYLLEHTADD, from the exons ATGAAGCTCACTGTCAAGACACTGAAAGGAAGCCATTTTGATATCAAGGTTCAACCCAATGATACT GTTATGGCTGTAAAGAAGAATATTGAAGATGTGCAAGGGAAAGATAACTATCCATGCGGTCAGCAATTGTTGATTCACAATGGGAAAGTGTTGAAAGATGAAACTACATTGGTAGAAAATAAGGTTTCAGAAGATGGCTTTCTTGTGGTCATGCTTAGCAAG ACTAAAGCCTCCGGCTCATCTGGGAGCTCATCTGCTCAG ACTGCTTCCGCAACTCAAGCCGTATCTCCAGCACCAACTACTCCAACAGCAGCTCCTTCAACAGCAACTCCTCCGGCAATTATTGGCCCTGTTCCGGCACC TGCAAATACAGATACTTATGGTCAAGCTGCTTCAAATCTAGTTGCTGACAGTAGTCTGGAACTGACTATTCAACAATTGTTGGATATGGGTGGCGGTAACTGGGACAGAGACACAGTTACTCGTGCACTCCGAGCTGCTTACAACAATCCAGAACGTGCTGTGGATTATCTATACTCA GGTATTCCGGAAACAGCAGAAGTTGCCGTTCCCGTTGCTCAGTTGCCGAGTCAGGCAACTGGAACTGTGGCGCCACCGCCTGGATCCACCGGACCTAATTCATCTCCTTTGAATATGTTTCCTCAG GGGGGCCTTCCTGGTGCTGCTGTCGACAATGAGGCACTTGGAGATCTTGAATTTCTGAGGAACAATCCTCAG TTCCAAGCATTGCGTTCGATGGTGCAAGCGAATCCTCAAATTTTACAG CCCATGCTGCAAGAGCTTGGAAAGCAAAACCCTACTCTTTTAAGAACGATTCAAGAGCATCAAGAAGAGTTCCTTCAGCTGATAAACGAACCTCTTGATGCTTCTGAAGG GGAGGATTTTGATCAGCCTGACCAAGAAATGCCCCATGCTGTTAACGTCACCCCAGCCGAACAAGAAGCTATTCATCGT ATGGAGGCGATGGGATTTGATCGGGCGCTCGTCATAGAAGCGTTCTTGGCTTGTGACCGGAACGAAGAATTATTGGCTGTGAACTACCTTCTAGAGCACACAGCCGATGATTAA
- the LOC139885182 gene encoding uncharacterized protein: MWAASCLASCCAACACDACRTVVSGISRRSARIAYCGLFALSLIVSWILREVAAPLLEKLPWINHFSQTPSREWFETDAVLRVSLGNFLFFTILAIMMVGVKNQKDPRDGIHHGGWMMKVICWCILVIFMFFLPNEVISFYETISKFGAGFFLLVQVVLLLDFVHRWNDTWVGYDEKFWYVALMVVSLVCYVATFGFSGLLFHWFTPSGQDCGLNTFFIVITMIFAFLFALVALHPAVGGSILPASVISVYCMYLCYSGLSSEPRDYECNGLHRHSKAISTGSLTLGLLTTILSVVYSAVRAGSSTTLLSPPSSPRAGSGKPLLPLENKADEHEEKENSKPVSYSYTFFHIIFSLASMYSAMLLTGWSTSVGESGKLVDVGWPSVWVRIITGWVTAALYIWSLVAPILFPDREF; the protein is encoded by the exons atgtggGCGGCATCCTGCCTCGCATCCTGCTGTGCAGCTTGTGCGTGTGATGCATGTCGCACGGTGGTTTCTGGTATCAGCCGTCGATCAGCTAGGATTGCCTATTGTGGTCTCTTTGCGCTCTCATTGATCGTCTCATGGATTCTCCGTGAAGTTGCTGCTCCTCTCTTAGAAAAGCTTCCTT GGATCAATCACTTCAGTCAGACACCTAGTAGGGAGTGGTTTGAAACCGATGCAGTGCTTCGAGTCAGCTTGGGGAATTTTCTCTTTTTCACCATCCTCGCAATTATGATGGTCGGTGTTAAAAACCAAAAAGATCCTCGTGATGGTATCCATCATGGTGGATGGATGATGAAAGTTATATGCTGGTGCATTCTGGTTATTTTCATGTTTTTCCTCCCGAATGAGGTTATCAGCTTTTACG AGACAATATCAAAATTTGGCGCTGGATTTTTCCTCCTTGTCCAAGTTGTGCTTCTGTTGGATTTTGTTCATCGATGGAATGACACATGGGTCGGTTATGACGAGAAATTCTG GTATGTTGCTCTGATGGTAGTTTCACTTGTCTGCTACGTGGCAACATTTGGCTTTTCTGGACTTCTCTTCCATTGGTTCACTCCATCTGGACAGGATTGTGGCCTCAACACTTTCTTTATAGTCATAACCATGATTTTTGCATTTTTGTTTGCTTTAGTTGCATTGCACCCAGCG GTTGGAGGCAGCATCTTGCCAGCTTCAGTTATATCTGTCTACTGCATGTACCTATGTTATAGTGGACTCTCAAGTGAACCAAGAGATTACGAATGCAACGGCCTTCACAGGCATTCTAAAGCTATTTCCACTGGCTCCTTAACCTTGGGTCTGCTCACAACTATTCTATCAGTTGTCTATTCTGCTGTTCGTGCTGGGTCCTCCACAACTCTGCTCTCTCCTCCAAGCTCACCACGAGCTG GTTCTGGGAAGCCGTTGTTGCCATTGGAGAACAAAGCTGATGAACACGAAGAGAAAGAGAATTCAAAGCCTGTCAGttattcatatactttctttcacATTATCTTCTCCCTTGCAAGTATGTACTCGGCAATGCTTTTGACTGGATGGTCAACTTCAGTTGGGGAGAGTGGAAAGCTAGTCGATGTTGGTTGGCCATCTGTGTGGGTCCGTATCATAACTGGGTGGGTCACAGCAGCTCTCTACATCTGGTCTTTGGTCGCACCTATTCTGTTCCCTGATCGAGAGTTCTAG
- the LOC139885176 gene encoding uncharacterized protein, translated as MDLRIQQAFTSDEDVKAYTLSLDDNEVLSAVTSSDIVVTDWMEGSKKLLDNTKKGNKIIVSLSVENINGVRPANKPYDLLVMSVGHLTCFLYQMPEMYKNSQKLPIGAPKLLKEFLESPKVIVVGVGIKKVAKTLRKVHGIKIYANNIFDLRDMAKKMYGILDQDIDGLSRSVLGKSLSMKNKINWYVGGRSWGHISPEKVMYATAESKFRTELPLFFSWPGRN; from the coding sequence ATGGACCTAAGGATTCAACAAGCTTTTACCTCAGACGAAGACGTGAAAGCATACACGTTAAGCCTCGACGACAACGAAGTTCTATCGGCCGTCACATCTTCCGATATAGTCGTTACAGATTGGATGGAGGGATCGAAAAAACTCTTAGACAATACGAAGAAGGGAAACAAGATTATCGTTTCGCTATCGGTCGAAAACATTAATGGTGTCCGACCAGCTAACAAGCCGTACGATCTACTTGTCATGAGTGTAGGACACTTGACATGTTTCTTGTATCAAATGCCCGAGATGTACAAGAATTCTCAAAAATTGCCAATTGGTGCTCCGAAATTGCTCAAGGAGTTTCTCGAAAGCCCTAAAGTGATCGTCGTCGGAGTAGGGATCAAGAAAGTAGCAAAGACGTTACGCAAGGTGCATGGAATCAAGATTTATGCAAATAATATCTTCGATTTACGAGATATGGCGAAGAAGATGTATGGGATTTTGGATCAAGATATTGATGGTTTGAGTAGGAGTGTTCTAGGAAAAAGTTTGTCGATGAAGAATAAAATAAATTGGTATGTTGGTGGACGGAGTTGGGGTCATATTTCGCCCGAAAAGGTTATGTATGCAACTGCTGAGTCGAAATTTCGTACCGAATTGCCACTATTCTTCTCTTGGCCAGGAAGGAATTAG